The following proteins are co-located in the Pseudarthrobacter siccitolerans genome:
- a CDS encoding DUF1593 domain-containing protein: MIYATSSESLSATNRPRTIIMADPELDDLNSMIRLLLYSNEIRIEGLIYASSRFHWKGDGKGTTFLLPDREYDEPQTSFRWAEGECFIHDAVDAYAEVYANLIVHDPGYPHPDDLRAVIRDGNIEFEGDMSQDSPGSRLIADALLDDEPGLVHLQNWAGTSTMARALRSIEERHSGTPEWQDVRARVSRKAVVTKFSSQDSTYDDYIRPNWPELRVTDVACFAWGYPVRRVVLPKDEYMLSAAWMRENVTSVGPLGALYRVWGDGRQMVEGDYTDFFHLSGHSTEELQEMGYRVWIEPQPAGEWISEGDTPNMLNLLGNGLRGHEHPSFGGWGGRGTRLEEGPDTWALRPTVDTAADGGTPGEYSLTRWFGDAQRDFATRLRWSVTREYAGANHHPEVAVSPGLDVSGEPGSAMTLSASATDPDDDSLSYHWWQYAEAGTYAGRVALYGNDGSEVTLTVPSDGAAGQTIHLILEVEDDAAMPLKRYQRVIVTIE, translated from the coding sequence ATGATCTACGCGACATCGTCCGAGTCCCTGAGCGCTACGAACAGGCCCCGCACGATCATCATGGCGGATCCGGAGCTCGACGACCTGAACTCGATGATCCGACTGCTTCTGTACAGCAACGAAATTCGCATCGAGGGGCTCATCTACGCCAGTAGCCGTTTCCACTGGAAAGGTGACGGCAAAGGGACGACGTTCCTGCTGCCGGACCGGGAGTATGACGAGCCGCAAACCTCCTTCCGCTGGGCGGAGGGTGAATGCTTCATCCACGACGCCGTCGACGCGTACGCCGAGGTGTACGCCAACCTCATCGTCCACGACCCTGGCTACCCGCACCCTGACGATCTGCGGGCGGTTATCCGGGACGGAAACATTGAGTTCGAGGGCGATATGTCCCAAGACAGCCCAGGATCCCGCCTTATCGCAGACGCGCTGCTGGACGACGAGCCGGGGCTGGTACATCTGCAGAACTGGGCAGGCACGAGCACCATGGCGCGGGCCCTCCGCTCGATTGAGGAGCGCCACTCGGGTACTCCCGAGTGGCAGGACGTGCGGGCGAGGGTTAGCCGCAAGGCGGTCGTCACGAAGTTTTCCTCGCAGGACAGCACCTACGATGACTACATCCGGCCGAATTGGCCAGAGCTCCGTGTCACAGACGTCGCCTGCTTCGCCTGGGGCTACCCGGTGCGGCGAGTGGTGCTGCCGAAGGACGAATACATGCTGAGCGCCGCGTGGATGCGCGAGAATGTCACGTCAGTAGGCCCACTGGGAGCCCTGTACCGTGTCTGGGGCGACGGGCGCCAAATGGTCGAGGGTGACTACACCGACTTCTTCCATCTGAGTGGGCACTCGACGGAGGAATTGCAGGAGATGGGCTACCGTGTGTGGATCGAGCCCCAGCCGGCTGGGGAGTGGATCTCCGAGGGTGATACCCCAAACATGCTGAACCTGCTGGGCAACGGACTGCGGGGGCACGAGCATCCGAGCTTCGGTGGCTGGGGCGGCCGCGGGACACGCTTGGAGGAGGGGCCGGACACGTGGGCGCTGCGCCCTACCGTGGACACAGCGGCCGACGGCGGCACTCCGGGCGAGTACTCACTCACCCGGTGGTTCGGCGACGCCCAGCGGGACTTTGCGACTCGGCTTCGGTGGTCAGTAACCCGGGAGTATGCCGGCGCGAACCATCACCCGGAGGTTGCCGTCAGCCCGGGACTCGACGTAAGTGGTGAGCCAGGCTCGGCGATGACGCTGTCCGCTTCTGCTACGGACCCAGACGATGATTCGCTGTCGTACCACTGGTGGCAGTATGCCGAGGCAGGGACCTACGCAGGTCGCGTTGCACTCTATGGAAATGACGGGTCGGAAGTCACGCTGACGGTGCCGTCAGACGGCGCCGCCGGGCAGACGATCCACCTGATCCTTGAGGTTGAGGATGACGCGGCCATGCCACTCAAGCGCTACCAACGCGTGATCGTGACGATCGAGTAG
- a CDS encoding triose-phosphate isomerase family protein, with protein MSLPAKPAAGGTPSKAIIGVSLKMYFGYQRSVDYCRDVAAIAFAHPAVQSGDIELFVLPTLPVLPEAARILGTAGAASGAQDIFWEDEGAFTGEVGGRTVAELGGRYAEVGHAERRRIFGEDDRIIGLKTAAAYRNGLTPVLCVGELQQGSVEEAITRCTAEIDAAINRARSLAPARRTIVAYEPQWAIGAPEPATPEYISAVITGLDAHLRGLPGQADSRVIYGGSAGPGLISKLDSAVAGLFLGRFAHDPQALKTILDETAARLAAAAVTV; from the coding sequence GTGTCACTTCCTGCTAAGCCCGCCGCCGGCGGAACACCATCGAAGGCCATCATCGGCGTCAGCCTGAAGATGTACTTCGGCTACCAGCGGTCAGTGGACTACTGCCGCGACGTGGCCGCCATCGCCTTTGCGCACCCTGCAGTCCAAAGCGGCGACATCGAGCTGTTCGTCCTGCCCACGCTCCCGGTACTGCCCGAAGCGGCCCGTATCCTCGGAACTGCGGGAGCCGCCAGCGGCGCTCAGGACATCTTCTGGGAAGACGAAGGCGCGTTCACCGGCGAGGTGGGCGGCAGGACCGTAGCCGAGCTCGGCGGACGCTACGCCGAGGTGGGCCACGCCGAACGCCGCAGGATCTTCGGCGAGGACGACAGGATCATCGGGCTGAAGACTGCCGCCGCCTACCGGAACGGCCTGACGCCCGTCCTGTGCGTCGGGGAACTGCAGCAGGGATCCGTGGAGGAAGCCATAACCCGGTGCACCGCCGAGATCGATGCGGCCATCAACCGCGCCCGGTCCCTGGCACCGGCCCGCCGGACCATCGTGGCGTACGAGCCGCAGTGGGCCATCGGCGCCCCGGAACCCGCCACCCCTGAGTACATCAGCGCCGTCATCACCGGGCTGGATGCGCACCTGCGCGGCCTGCCCGGCCAGGCGGACAGCCGCGTGATCTACGGCGGCAGCGCCGGACCCGGCCTGATCTCCAAGCTGGACTCCGCCGTCGCCGGCCTGTTCCTGGGCCGCTTCGCGCACGATCCCCAAGCACTGAAGACCATCCTCGATGAGACCGCAGCAAGGCTTGCCGCAGCGGCGGTGACGGTATGA
- a CDS encoding sugar phosphate isomerase/epimerase family protein, whose translation MTSRIGLSSYAFFWQLSDKVSEPLSIHQALERTADLGVDLFQVCDYAPLETMTDPELEAVRATADRLGISLELGTKGIRPGHLRKFLHIAGILGSPLLRTMFNTRGHAPTAEEAVAIFKEVLPEFEAAGVKIAVETYEQVPTARILDVIRGVDNPWLGICSDPANTVAALEMPREVMDAVAPYVLNMHIKDFAFTRKDGWVGFTYAGAPLGEGLLDYDYMVSSFQPHQRNINQIVEHWLPWQDSEAETIRLENQWTQHSIEFLRSK comes from the coding sequence ATGACCTCACGAATCGGCCTGAGCAGCTACGCGTTCTTCTGGCAGCTCTCGGACAAGGTCTCCGAGCCGCTGAGCATCCACCAGGCGCTCGAGCGGACCGCGGACCTGGGCGTGGACCTCTTCCAGGTCTGCGACTACGCCCCGCTGGAAACCATGACGGACCCCGAACTGGAAGCAGTCCGGGCCACCGCGGACCGGCTGGGAATCTCGCTGGAGCTCGGCACCAAGGGCATCCGCCCCGGGCACCTGCGGAAATTCCTCCACATCGCCGGGATTTTGGGCTCGCCTCTGCTGAGGACCATGTTCAACACGCGCGGCCATGCTCCAACGGCAGAAGAAGCCGTCGCGATCTTCAAGGAAGTCCTGCCCGAGTTCGAGGCCGCGGGCGTCAAAATCGCGGTGGAAACCTACGAACAGGTGCCCACCGCACGGATCCTTGACGTCATCCGCGGCGTGGACAACCCCTGGCTCGGCATCTGCAGCGACCCCGCCAACACCGTCGCAGCCCTCGAGATGCCGCGCGAGGTGATGGACGCCGTCGCACCCTATGTCCTGAACATGCACATCAAGGACTTCGCCTTCACCCGCAAAGACGGGTGGGTCGGCTTCACCTACGCCGGCGCACCGCTCGGCGAAGGCCTGCTCGACTACGACTACATGGTCAGCAGCTTCCAGCCCCACCAAAGAAACATCAACCAAATCGTCGAACACTGGCTGCCCTGGCAGGACTCCGAGGCGGAAACCATCCGGCTCGAAAACCAGTGGACCCAGCACAGCATCGAATTCCTAAGGAGCAAATGA
- a CDS encoding dihydroxyacetone kinase family protein has translation MTRLFNEPAAFADEMIEGFVASHQRWVKRVSGGVVRNTKSTPDTVALVIGGGSGHYPAFAGLVGQGLAHGAAMGNLFASPSAQQVYNVAKAADNGGGVLLGYGNYAGDVLHFNQAQDRLRKEGIDCRSIAVTDDVSSAPVAEHAKRRGIAGDLTVFKVAAAAAEAGCSMDAVAEIAERANHRTRSFGVAFTGCTLPGADHPLFSVPEGRMAVGMGIHGEPGIDETDIPTADELAELLVSKLLTEIPDGAGAEGARVVPILNGLGSVKYEELFVVYRRVAQLLAEAGLEAVDPQVGELVTSFDMAGTSLTLFWLDDELEKLWNAPADAPAFRRGAVTAEALDASGGEAADVELSIPDATPESRAGAARVLTALGAAKAVVDANADELGRIDAIAGDGDHGIGMERGVRAAVDAAEDAVARGAGTGTTLHFAADAWADKAGGTSGALWGMALRAVGDAVGDSTAPDAGAVAAGVAGAAAAIMDFGKAKPGDKTLVDVLVPFRDALASGVEAGKSLTEAWAAAAVTAEQAAEDTARLLPLMGRARPHAEKSLGTPDAGAVSMALIIRAIHNTLIERTTIKEKA, from the coding sequence ATGACCCGCCTGTTCAACGAACCCGCAGCTTTTGCTGACGAAATGATCGAGGGCTTCGTCGCCTCCCACCAACGCTGGGTCAAGCGCGTGTCCGGCGGCGTTGTCCGCAACACCAAGAGCACCCCGGACACGGTGGCACTGGTGATCGGCGGCGGCTCCGGCCACTACCCCGCCTTCGCCGGACTGGTGGGCCAGGGCCTGGCTCACGGAGCGGCGATGGGCAACCTCTTCGCTTCCCCCTCGGCCCAGCAGGTTTACAACGTGGCCAAGGCAGCGGACAACGGCGGCGGCGTGCTCCTGGGCTACGGCAACTACGCCGGCGACGTCCTGCACTTCAACCAGGCCCAGGACCGCCTCCGCAAGGAGGGCATCGACTGCCGCAGCATCGCCGTCACGGACGACGTTTCCTCCGCCCCGGTCGCGGAGCATGCCAAGCGCCGCGGCATCGCCGGTGACCTCACCGTCTTCAAGGTGGCCGCGGCCGCCGCGGAAGCCGGCTGCTCCATGGACGCGGTGGCGGAAATCGCCGAACGCGCGAACCACCGCACCCGTTCGTTCGGCGTCGCGTTCACCGGCTGCACCCTCCCGGGCGCGGACCACCCGCTGTTCTCCGTCCCTGAGGGCCGCATGGCCGTGGGCATGGGCATCCACGGGGAACCGGGCATCGACGAAACGGACATTCCGACGGCGGATGAGCTCGCCGAACTGCTGGTATCCAAGCTCCTGACCGAGATCCCGGACGGCGCCGGCGCAGAGGGCGCCCGTGTGGTCCCCATCCTCAACGGCCTGGGCAGCGTCAAGTACGAAGAGCTCTTTGTGGTGTACCGCCGCGTCGCCCAGCTCCTCGCTGAAGCAGGCCTGGAAGCCGTGGACCCACAGGTGGGCGAGCTCGTTACCAGCTTCGACATGGCAGGAACGTCCCTCACCCTGTTCTGGCTTGATGACGAACTCGAGAAGCTCTGGAACGCTCCCGCTGACGCGCCGGCCTTCCGCCGGGGCGCCGTCACCGCCGAGGCCCTGGACGCCAGTGGCGGTGAGGCGGCCGACGTCGAGCTTTCCATTCCTGATGCGACGCCGGAGTCCCGCGCCGGTGCCGCCCGTGTCCTGACCGCCCTCGGCGCTGCCAAGGCAGTGGTGGACGCAAACGCGGACGAGCTGGGCCGGATCGACGCGATCGCCGGCGACGGTGACCACGGCATCGGCATGGAACGCGGCGTCCGCGCCGCTGTCGACGCTGCGGAAGACGCCGTCGCCCGCGGTGCCGGCACCGGCACCACCCTGCACTTCGCCGCAGATGCCTGGGCCGACAAGGCCGGCGGCACGTCCGGCGCCCTCTGGGGAATGGCCCTGCGGGCCGTCGGCGATGCCGTCGGTGACAGCACAGCGCCCGACGCCGGCGCTGTCGCCGCCGGAGTCGCAGGTGCAGCGGCGGCCATCATGGACTTCGGCAAGGCCAAGCCGGGCGACAAGACCCTGGTGGACGTCCTAGTTCCGTTCCGCGATGCCCTGGCATCCGGCGTCGAAGCCGGCAAGTCCCTCACGGAGGCCTGGGCGGCCGCCGCGGTGACCGCAGAGCAGGCTGCTGAGGACACCGCCCGGCTGCTGCCCCTGATGGGCCGGGCCCGTCCGCACGCCGAGAAGAGCCTCGGCACCCCCGACGCCGGAGCAGTATCCATGGCACTGATCATCCGGGCAATCCACAACACGCTTATCGAGCGGACCACCATTAAGGAGAAAGCATGA
- a CDS encoding serine hydrolase domain-containing protein codes for MTNSLVQSDIDVAFAPLVEELLNGGAFEDDDVQIAAYVGSQLVIDIAIGQVERDSLLIPYSVSKNAIAISIGLLLERRQIDLDAAVAEYWPEFAAGDKDRVTVRQLLSHQAGLPQAVPLLSHDEMGNTIRAAAVLAEQRPLWRPGAAFGYHGVSIGVLASELVRRITGLTLAEFFEREIRAPRGIDFFLGLPKALEPRAVDLLPSAPIAAMTEVPFPRLEGQLGRYTFGSIAAPKTEDQRRELQRRDRAVGQPAIGASVSARGIAALFAEAVVGVSKTPLLSSDTVEQMAQTQVVGTDEVIGIQRRYGIVFQKPAPNLVFGGFRAFGHDGAGGALGYHDPETQISFGYTVRRTPPPGGADARALRIAQAMRSIVLKA; via the coding sequence ATGACAAATTCGTTGGTGCAGTCGGACATTGACGTCGCGTTCGCGCCCCTAGTGGAGGAACTCCTCAACGGAGGGGCGTTCGAGGATGACGACGTCCAAATCGCGGCCTACGTCGGCAGCCAGCTTGTCATCGACATCGCGATCGGGCAGGTGGAGAGGGACAGCCTCCTCATTCCCTATTCCGTCTCCAAGAACGCAATCGCCATTAGCATCGGTCTCCTGCTTGAGCGCCGGCAGATCGACCTCGACGCCGCTGTCGCCGAATACTGGCCCGAATTCGCGGCCGGCGACAAGGACAGGGTTACGGTCCGACAGCTCCTCTCGCACCAAGCTGGCCTCCCGCAGGCCGTGCCTCTGCTAAGCCACGACGAAATGGGCAACACGATCCGCGCCGCCGCTGTCCTCGCTGAACAGCGCCCGCTCTGGCGCCCCGGCGCGGCGTTCGGCTACCACGGCGTGTCCATCGGAGTCTTGGCATCCGAACTGGTCCGCCGGATCACTGGGCTGACGCTGGCCGAGTTCTTCGAGCGCGAGATCCGGGCGCCCCGCGGCATCGATTTCTTTCTCGGCTTGCCAAAGGCCCTCGAGCCTCGCGCCGTCGACCTCCTTCCCTCAGCGCCCATCGCCGCAATGACAGAGGTGCCGTTCCCTCGGCTCGAAGGCCAACTCGGCCGGTACACTTTCGGCTCGATCGCCGCACCGAAGACGGAGGATCAGCGCCGGGAATTGCAGCGCAGGGACCGCGCGGTGGGCCAACCAGCAATCGGTGCGAGCGTAAGCGCCCGCGGAATAGCGGCGCTGTTCGCAGAGGCGGTCGTCGGAGTCTCCAAAACGCCGCTGCTATCGTCCGACACTGTGGAGCAGATGGCCCAGACCCAGGTAGTGGGTACCGATGAGGTCATCGGTATCCAGCGGCGGTACGGGATTGTCTTTCAAAAGCCGGCCCCGAACCTCGTCTTTGGCGGGTTCCGTGCGTTCGGTCATGACGGGGCAGGAGGAGCCCTCGGTTACCACGACCCGGAAACGCAGATCAGCTTCGGCTATACCGTGCGCCGGACGCCCCCGCCCGGCGGCGCCGACGCACGCGCCCTCCGCATCGCCCAGGCGATGCGCTCAATCGTCCTCAAGGCCTGA
- a CDS encoding TetR/AcrR family transcriptional regulator — protein sequence MKESPMLDSKPEAPPRSGPYLKGLAKRREILEVALELIAENGYANINLQQIADTAKITKAGLLYHFGSRENLLTEVLRRRDERDTATFATATTTEPRITRIVRHNSEVPGLVELYSALLQEGIAPEHPAHDFFIQRYGRVIGNVAEDVRRGVEAGALRPGLEPELLSRILVAVSDGLQQQWQYDRSIDIAEHLDYLLSLLGGGGSAGTSSAQGEAEAE from the coding sequence GTGAAGGAGTCACCGATGCTGGATTCGAAGCCGGAAGCACCACCACGTTCCGGTCCCTATCTGAAGGGGTTGGCCAAGCGGCGCGAGATCCTCGAGGTCGCGCTCGAGCTCATAGCGGAGAACGGCTACGCGAACATCAACCTGCAGCAGATTGCGGACACCGCGAAGATCACCAAGGCGGGCCTGCTTTACCACTTCGGCTCAAGGGAGAACCTCCTCACCGAGGTGCTGCGCCGACGTGATGAGCGGGATACGGCGACATTCGCAACCGCCACGACGACAGAGCCGCGCATCACGAGGATAGTGCGGCATAACAGCGAAGTGCCCGGACTGGTCGAGTTGTACTCCGCTCTGCTGCAGGAGGGAATCGCCCCCGAACACCCGGCCCACGACTTCTTCATCCAGCGCTATGGGCGCGTGATAGGCAATGTTGCAGAAGACGTCCGGCGCGGTGTCGAGGCAGGAGCGTTGCGTCCTGGGCTCGAGCCGGAGCTACTTTCGCGGATACTCGTCGCGGTTTCCGATGGCCTTCAACAGCAGTGGCAGTACGACCGCTCGATCGATATAGCCGAGCACCTCGACTACCTCTTATCGCTGCTCGGTGGCGGCGGGAGCGCCGGGACCTCGAGCGCACAAGGTGAGGCGGAGGCGGAATGA
- a CDS encoding ribose-5-phosphate isomerase, with protein sequence MSAKLRLVVGCDDAGFEYKEALKADLEASDLVEFVTDVGVDATSHTPYPSVAIAAAELVAAGKADRALLVCGTGLGVAIAANKVPGVRAVTAHDSFSVERSVLSNNAQVLTFGQRVVGLELARRLAREWLTYTFDETSASAEKVSLIKDYEGVTSC encoded by the coding sequence ATGAGCGCCAAACTGCGCCTGGTCGTCGGTTGCGACGACGCCGGTTTCGAATACAAGGAAGCCCTGAAGGCTGACCTGGAAGCTTCCGACCTGGTGGAATTCGTGACCGATGTCGGGGTGGACGCCACCAGCCACACCCCGTACCCGTCGGTGGCCATCGCCGCCGCCGAGCTCGTCGCCGCCGGCAAAGCAGACCGCGCCCTTCTGGTCTGCGGCACCGGCCTGGGCGTGGCCATCGCCGCGAACAAGGTCCCCGGCGTCCGCGCCGTCACCGCCCACGACAGCTTCTCAGTGGAGCGCTCGGTCCTGAGCAACAATGCCCAGGTCCTCACGTTCGGACAGCGCGTCGTCGGCCTCGAACTGGCCCGCCGGCTCGCCCGCGAATGGCTCACCTACACCTTCGACGAAACCTCTGCCTCGGCCGAGAAAGTCAGCCTGATTAAGGACTACGAGGGTGTCACTTCCTGCTAA
- a CDS encoding phosphogluconate dehydrogenase C-terminal domain-containing protein, giving the protein MSAEKLTVAVIGAGGKMGMRVSRNLQQSAHTVFYSENSPAGQERIKAEGRDITTTDDAVKGADVVILAVPDTVLGVVSEGVVPQMKPGAILLTLDPAAAYAGLLAKRDDVVQAVAHPCHPSVFLERTTKEEWADTFGGEGAPQNVVAAIDDDASEETKAAAEATIRVIYAPVIDVHWVTVKQLAILEPTLVETVACMIGTLLNEALHETVHTAGVPEEAAKAMLFGHVQIALTNALRGSNPFSEACEIAIQYGKDTIIKDDWKKIFDDSELDSVIAKMLKLDAVKR; this is encoded by the coding sequence ATGTCAGCAGAAAAATTGACCGTCGCCGTCATCGGAGCCGGGGGCAAGATGGGAATGCGCGTTTCCCGGAACCTCCAGCAGAGCGCCCACACCGTCTTCTACAGCGAAAACTCCCCCGCCGGCCAGGAACGCATCAAGGCTGAAGGCCGGGACATCACCACCACCGATGACGCCGTGAAGGGCGCCGACGTGGTCATCCTCGCCGTCCCCGACACCGTCCTCGGCGTCGTCTCCGAAGGCGTCGTCCCCCAGATGAAGCCCGGCGCCATCCTGCTCACCCTGGACCCCGCCGCAGCCTACGCCGGCCTGCTGGCCAAGCGCGACGACGTTGTCCAGGCAGTAGCCCACCCGTGCCACCCGTCCGTGTTCCTGGAGCGCACCACCAAGGAAGAATGGGCCGACACCTTCGGCGGCGAAGGCGCCCCTCAGAACGTCGTCGCCGCCATCGACGACGACGCCTCCGAAGAGACCAAGGCCGCCGCCGAGGCGACCATCCGCGTCATCTACGCCCCGGTCATCGACGTCCACTGGGTCACCGTCAAGCAGCTCGCCATCCTCGAGCCCACCCTCGTGGAAACCGTGGCCTGCATGATCGGCACCCTCCTCAACGAGGCCCTGCACGAAACCGTCCACACCGCCGGCGTACCCGAGGAAGCAGCCAAGGCCATGCTGTTCGGCCACGTCCAGATCGCCCTCACCAACGCCCTGCGCGGCTCTAACCCGTTCTCGGAGGCCTGCGAAATCGCCATCCAGTACGGCAAGGACACCATCATCAAGGACGACTGGAAGAAGATCTTCGACGACTCCGAGCTGGACAGCGTCATCGCCAAGATGCTAAAGCTGGACGCCGTCAAGCGCTAG